The Danio rerio strain Tuebingen ecotype United States chromosome 10, GRCz12tu, whole genome shotgun sequence genome contains a region encoding:
- the cimip2b gene encoding ciliary microtubule inner protein 2B isoform X1, producing MDLFPPKFSKVLVTPDPQYIPGYAGYCPQLKYHVGQTYEKETASRSQIWWSRHGASRNLETMIPGYTGFVPLRQNYICKTYAETCRDALSEFNQEQAKRLHNASADLSFPVINSVPDFRPRRSNSPLIALSKDPAPYKAPDPWKPPGSPYFMEDSSPHKYFISGFTGYVPKARFLFGTGYPTITNKALIQFSKEMKAGPASLQKYSLQEEDSSNLPLIPTIYPSKTGLLPSYTGHIPGYRFQYGHTFGKLTHNALGHTASQKNAGAIRLS from the exons ATGGATCTGTTTCCTCCTAAATTTAGCAAAGTGCTGGTGACACCAGACCCGCAGTACATCCCAGG GTATGCAGGCTACTGTCCTCAGCTGAAGTATCATGTGGGCCAGACTTATG AGAAGGAAACAGCATCCCGCAGTCAGATCTGGTGGAGCAGACATGGGGCAAGCAGGAACCTGGAAACTATGATCCCGGGTTACACAG GTTTCGTCCCATTGCGCCAAAACTACATCTGCAAAACGTATGCAGAGACCTGTCGAGATGCTCTGTCAGAGTTCAACCAGGAGCAAGCAAAGAGACTTCACAACGCTTCTGCTGACCTGTCTTTTCCTGTCATCAACAGTGTCCCAGACTTCAGA CCTAGACGATCGAACAGCCCTCTGATAGCCCTTTCTAAAGATCCTGCTCCATACAAGGCCCCTGACCCTTGGAAGCCACCAGGCTCACCGTACTTCATGGAGGACAGTAGCCCACATAAGTATTTCATCTCAG GTTTTACTGGTTATGTCCCCAAAGCCCGGTTTCTCTTTGGTACTGGATATCCTACCATCACCAATAAGGCATTGATCCAGTTTAGCAAGGAAATGAAGGCAGGTCCGGCATCTTTGCAGAAATATAGCCTGCAGGAGGAGGATTCCTCCAACTTACCTCTGATACCCACAATATACCCCTCCAAAACAGGTCTCCTGCCATCCTACACAGGCCACATACCAG GGTACAGATTTCAGTATGGCCATACATTTGGGAAACTCACCCATAATGCTCTGGGTCACACTGCTTCACAGAAGAACGCAGGGGCAATTAGGCTGAGCTGA
- the cimip2b gene encoding ciliary microtubule inner protein 2B: MDLFPPKFSKVLVTPDPQYIPGYAGYCPQLKYHVGQTYGQLTAKLLTSPEVSHSQRLVLQTSPLSSTEKETASRSQIWWSRHGASRNLETMIPGYTGFVPLRQNYICKTYAETCRDALSEFNQEQAKRLHNASADLSFPVINSVPDFRPRRSNSPLIALSKDPAPYKAPDPWKPPGSPYFMEDSSPHKYFISGFTGYVPKARFLFGTGYPTITNKALIQFSKEMKAGPASLQKYSLQEEDSSNLPLIPTIYPSKTGLLPSYTGHIPGYRFQYGHTFGKLTHNALGHTASQKNAGAIRLS, from the exons ATGGATCTGTTTCCTCCTAAATTTAGCAAAGTGCTGGTGACACCAGACCCGCAGTACATCCCAGG GTATGCAGGCTACTGTCCTCAGCTGAAGTATCATGTGGGCCAGACTTATGGTCAGTTGACAGCAAAGCTCCTAACTTCCCCGGAGGTATCCCACTCACAGAGGCTTGTGCTCCAAACCAGTCCTCTCTCATCCACAGAGAAGGAAACAGCATCCCGCAGTCAGATCTGGTGGAGCAGACATGGGGCAAGCAGGAACCTGGAAACTATGATCCCGGGTTACACAG GTTTCGTCCCATTGCGCCAAAACTACATCTGCAAAACGTATGCAGAGACCTGTCGAGATGCTCTGTCAGAGTTCAACCAGGAGCAAGCAAAGAGACTTCACAACGCTTCTGCTGACCTGTCTTTTCCTGTCATCAACAGTGTCCCAGACTTCAGA CCTAGACGATCGAACAGCCCTCTGATAGCCCTTTCTAAAGATCCTGCTCCATACAAGGCCCCTGACCCTTGGAAGCCACCAGGCTCACCGTACTTCATGGAGGACAGTAGCCCACATAAGTATTTCATCTCAG GTTTTACTGGTTATGTCCCCAAAGCCCGGTTTCTCTTTGGTACTGGATATCCTACCATCACCAATAAGGCATTGATCCAGTTTAGCAAGGAAATGAAGGCAGGTCCGGCATCTTTGCAGAAATATAGCCTGCAGGAGGAGGATTCCTCCAACTTACCTCTGATACCCACAATATACCCCTCCAAAACAGGTCTCCTGCCATCCTACACAGGCCACATACCAG GGTACAGATTTCAGTATGGCCATACATTTGGGAAACTCACCCATAATGCTCTGGGTCACACTGCTTCACAGAAGAACGCAGGGGCAATTAGGCTGAGCTGA
- the cimip2b gene encoding ciliary microtubule inner protein 2B isoform X2, which yields MIPGYTGFVPLRQNYICKTYAETCRDALSEFNQEQAKRLHNASADLSFPVINSVPDFRPRRSNSPLIALSKDPAPYKAPDPWKPPGSPYFMEDSSPHKYFISGFTGYVPKARFLFGTGYPTITNKALIQFSKEMKAGPASLQKYSLQEEDSSNLPLIPTIYPSKTGLLPSYTGHIPGYRFQYGHTFGKLTHNALGHTASQKNAGAIRLS from the exons ATGATCCCGGGTTACACAG GTTTCGTCCCATTGCGCCAAAACTACATCTGCAAAACGTATGCAGAGACCTGTCGAGATGCTCTGTCAGAGTTCAACCAGGAGCAAGCAAAGAGACTTCACAACGCTTCTGCTGACCTGTCTTTTCCTGTCATCAACAGTGTCCCAGACTTCAGA CCTAGACGATCGAACAGCCCTCTGATAGCCCTTTCTAAAGATCCTGCTCCATACAAGGCCCCTGACCCTTGGAAGCCACCAGGCTCACCGTACTTCATGGAGGACAGTAGCCCACATAAGTATTTCATCTCAG GTTTTACTGGTTATGTCCCCAAAGCCCGGTTTCTCTTTGGTACTGGATATCCTACCATCACCAATAAGGCATTGATCCAGTTTAGCAAGGAAATGAAGGCAGGTCCGGCATCTTTGCAGAAATATAGCCTGCAGGAGGAGGATTCCTCCAACTTACCTCTGATACCCACAATATACCCCTCCAAAACAGGTCTCCTGCCATCCTACACAGGCCACATACCAG GGTACAGATTTCAGTATGGCCATACATTTGGGAAACTCACCCATAATGCTCTGGGTCACACTGCTTCACAGAAGAACGCAGGGGCAATTAGGCTGAGCTGA
- the si:dkey-106l3.7 gene encoding uncharacterized protein si:dkey-106l3.7 isoform X1 produces MNLYRSFGNIFENLVAKGYSDSSFHSPAGLDRTDSVSRESVPLSNVKSESEDSGVETISTTSPCHSHQCSGLTSEEIHPVFDSTEDPPSPSPSICSSSSSNVSLGTVAQKTTCLEVEQALRRAEPSCREKSWTTGLWYESNTTSFSTSCHLIGSRTENHRFAHPRRTHSQPPDPQKAELYRKHLKLRHHGYPVDRQVELADGGDQARLDALSPGLLYLEQVCRMLENIAKLQQQNQSLQSELEVLRSQQAQIQCVSSHEEEISCPAFQHLDILSHESPASQSTLLKEPGGFRHRSASDTQTINRHRRTRFVRDEQIADALVEEPEDKDPLPEIKHKNQSRIQKLKFTSFRKKQTHQSDAESNSLQTKKKTKLQNMFRRRMTTRL; encoded by the exons ATGAATCTTTACAGGAGTTTTGGGAATATTTTTGAGAATTTGGTGGCTAAAGGCTATTCTGATTCAAGCTTTCATTCACCAGCTGGTTTGGACAGAACAGATTCAGTGTCGAGGGAATCTGTTCCACTTTCCAATGTAAAATCAGAATCTGAGGACTCAGGAGTTGAGACGATTAGTACGACTAGCCCCTGTCATTCTCACCAATGTAGTGGATTGACCTCTGAAGAAATACATCCAGTTTTTGATTCTACAGAGGATCCTCCATCTCCGTCTCCATCTATctgttcctcctcctcctcgaaTGTCTCACTTGGCACTGTGGCTCAGAAAACCACATGTCTGGAAGTGGAGCAAGCTTTAAGAAGAGCAGAACCATCCTGTAGAGAAAAAAGTTGGACTACTGGACTGTGGTATGAAAGCAATACAACCTCTTTTTCGACCAGCTGTCATCTCATTGGCTCCAGAACAGAAAATCATCGGTTTGCTCACCCAAGGAGAACGCATTCACAACCTCCAGATCCACAGAAAGCGGAGCTGTACAGAAAACACCTTAAATTACGCCATCATGGCTACCCAGTTGACAGACAGGTAGAG TTGGCAGACGGTGGTGATCAGGCCAGGCTGGACGCGCTCTCTCCAGGCCTGCTGTACCTAGAGCAGGTGTGCAGGATGCTGGAGAACATCGCAAAACTACAGCAGCAAAACCAGAGCCTGCAGAGCGAGCTGGAGGTCCTGAGGAGTCAGCAGGCACAAATACAG TGTGTAAGCTCGCATGAGGAGGAAATAAGCTGTCCAGCCTTTCAACATTTAGACATTCTGAGTCATGAATCACCAGCCAGCCAATCCACTCTCTTAAAGGAGCCTGGAGGGTTTCGCCACAGATCAGCATCTGACACTCAGACCATCAACCGTCACA GGAGAACAAGGTTTGTTCGAGATGAGCAAATTGCTGATGCTTTAGTTGAGGAACCTGAAGATAAGGATCCT CTACCGGAAATTAAACACAAGAATCAAAGCAGGATTCAAAAGCTAAAATTTACGTCATTTAGAAAGAAGCAAACACATCAGTCTGATGCAGAAAGCAACAG CCTTCAGACTAAGAAGAAAACAAAATTGCAAAACATGTTCAGGAGAAGGATGACCACACGTCTCTAG
- the si:dkey-106l3.7 gene encoding uncharacterized protein si:dkey-106l3.7 isoform X2 yields MNLYRSFGNIFENLVAKGYSDSSFHSPAGLDRTDSVSRESVPLSNVKSESEDSGVETISTTSPCHSHQCSGLTSEEIHPVFDSTEDPPSPSPSICSSSSSNVSLGTVAQKTTCLEVEQALRRAEPSCREKSWTTGLWYESNTTSFSTSCHLIGSRTENHRFAHPRRTHSQPPDPQKAELYRKHLKLRHHGYPVDRQLADGGDQARLDALSPGLLYLEQVCRMLENIAKLQQQNQSLQSELEVLRSQQAQIQCVSSHEEEISCPAFQHLDILSHESPASQSTLLKEPGGFRHRSASDTQTINRHRRTRFVRDEQIADALVEEPEDKDPLPEIKHKNQSRIQKLKFTSFRKKQTHQSDAESNSLQTKKKTKLQNMFRRRMTTRL; encoded by the exons ATGAATCTTTACAGGAGTTTTGGGAATATTTTTGAGAATTTGGTGGCTAAAGGCTATTCTGATTCAAGCTTTCATTCACCAGCTGGTTTGGACAGAACAGATTCAGTGTCGAGGGAATCTGTTCCACTTTCCAATGTAAAATCAGAATCTGAGGACTCAGGAGTTGAGACGATTAGTACGACTAGCCCCTGTCATTCTCACCAATGTAGTGGATTGACCTCTGAAGAAATACATCCAGTTTTTGATTCTACAGAGGATCCTCCATCTCCGTCTCCATCTATctgttcctcctcctcctcgaaTGTCTCACTTGGCACTGTGGCTCAGAAAACCACATGTCTGGAAGTGGAGCAAGCTTTAAGAAGAGCAGAACCATCCTGTAGAGAAAAAAGTTGGACTACTGGACTGTGGTATGAAAGCAATACAACCTCTTTTTCGACCAGCTGTCATCTCATTGGCTCCAGAACAGAAAATCATCGGTTTGCTCACCCAAGGAGAACGCATTCACAACCTCCAGATCCACAGAAAGCGGAGCTGTACAGAAAACACCTTAAATTACGCCATCATGGCTACCCAGTTGACAGACAG TTGGCAGACGGTGGTGATCAGGCCAGGCTGGACGCGCTCTCTCCAGGCCTGCTGTACCTAGAGCAGGTGTGCAGGATGCTGGAGAACATCGCAAAACTACAGCAGCAAAACCAGAGCCTGCAGAGCGAGCTGGAGGTCCTGAGGAGTCAGCAGGCACAAATACAG TGTGTAAGCTCGCATGAGGAGGAAATAAGCTGTCCAGCCTTTCAACATTTAGACATTCTGAGTCATGAATCACCAGCCAGCCAATCCACTCTCTTAAAGGAGCCTGGAGGGTTTCGCCACAGATCAGCATCTGACACTCAGACCATCAACCGTCACA GGAGAACAAGGTTTGTTCGAGATGAGCAAATTGCTGATGCTTTAGTTGAGGAACCTGAAGATAAGGATCCT CTACCGGAAATTAAACACAAGAATCAAAGCAGGATTCAAAAGCTAAAATTTACGTCATTTAGAAAGAAGCAAACACATCAGTCTGATGCAGAAAGCAACAG CCTTCAGACTAAGAAGAAAACAAAATTGCAAAACATGTTCAGGAGAAGGATGACCACACGTCTCTAG
- the si:dkey-106l3.6 gene encoding RING finger protein 208, whose amino-acid sequence MSCLRRQPVTIPMDTVKIIQSEKFPRECQVPVTQPRYAPPPRVAWDGGGEGEVIVNQACGDLTMEVNGNTVVPPRPLVSPPAPVLRREASYLAQRKASTADICYHQFHYKMDDVIVNQYVLRSSSTSSSSSSTSSGPVMPCEPLDCPTCGHTYNFAGKRPRILSCLHSVCEECLQILYESCPKYKFISCPTCRRETVLFTDYGLAALAINTSILSRLPPDPAGTVQWGSDGDRSCYQTVRQYCQSACTCHIANPLSSCGIM is encoded by the coding sequence ATGTCCTGTTTGCGGCGCCAACCTGTGACCATTCCTATGGACACCGTCAAGATCATCCAGTCAGAGAAGTTCCCCCGGGAGTGTCAAGTCCCTGTGACCCAACCTCGCTATGCCCCACCTCCCCGTGTGGCCTGGGATGGAGGAGGCGAGGGGGAGGTTATCGTTAACCAGGCTTGTGGCGACCtaactatggaggtcaatggcaaTACTGTGGTTCCACCCAGACCCCTAGTGTCTCCTCCCGCTCCTGTCCTCCGCCGTGAAGCCAGTTATCTTGCTCAGCGCAAGGCCAGCACGGCTGACATCTGCTACCACCAGTTCCACTACAAGATGGATGATGTAATCGTCAACCAGTACGTGCTCCGCTCTTCTTCCACCTCGTCCTCCTCGTCCTCCACCTCCTCAGGCCCGGTGATGCCATGTGAACCGCTGGACTGCCCCACATGTGGGCACACCTACAACTTTGCTGGCAAGCGGCCCCGCATCCTGTCCTGTTTGCACTCGGTATGTGAGGAGTGCCTGCAGATCCTGTATGAGTCCTGTCCCAAGTATAAGTTCATCTCCTGCCCTACGTGCCGCCGCGAGACCGTGCTCTTCACAGACTATGGGTTAGCCGCGCTGGCCATCAATACCAGCATCCTCAGCCGGCTGCCACCTGACCCGGCAGGCACAGTGCAGTGGGGCAGCGATGGTGACCGCAGCTGCTATCAAACAGTGCGCCAATACTGTCAGTCGGCTTGCACTTGCCACATTGCCAACCCTCTTTCCTCCTGTGGAATCATGTAG